The Kordia sp. SMS9 DNA window CTGCCATTACGATGACGTTTGTATTGGTACCAAAACCGTCCATTTCTGTCAACAACTGGTTTAAGGTATTTTCACGTTCATCGTTAGAACCTGTAAAGTTATTTTTTCCACGGGCACGTCCAATCGCATCAATCTCATCAATAAAGATAATTGCAGGCGATTTTTCTTTGGCTTGCTTAAACAAGTCACGCACTCTCGATGCTCCAACTCCCACAAACATTTCTACAAAGTCAGAACCAGAAAGCGAGAAGAAAGGTACTTTTGCTTCTCCCGCAACGGCTTTTGCTAACAATGTTTTTCCTGTTCCTGGAGGTCCAACTAATAAAGCTCCTTTTGGAATTTTTCCACCTAGAGACGTATATTTTTCAGGGTTTTTTAAGAAGTCTACAATTTCTTGAACTTCTTCTTTGGCGCCTTCCAAACCAGCTACATCTTTAAATGATGTTTTCATGTCGGTTTTTTCGTCGAACAATTTTGCTTTCGATTTTCCAATGTTGAAAATCTGTCCACCAGCGCCGCCACCGCCGCCGCCAGACATTCTTCGCATGATAAATATCCAAACTCCGATAATGAGTACAAACGGTAAAATGCTTAGGATAACACTAGAAATAGTATTGTCTTGCTGATCGGAAGCAATCTCAAAGTCTAGACTTTTTTCTGTTTTGACTTCGTTTAAATAGGTTTCAAGATTCCTTAAATCTAAATATTTGATAGAAAAGTCAGGACTATCGCCCATCATAAAAATGCTCGATCTCTTATTGACAATCCCTTTGTAAATATCTTTTTCTTCGGCACCTTGTTTTAAATAAATTCGTGCAATTTTTGAGTTTGTTACTACCTCAATTTTCTCAATATCGTTATAAGGAACAAGTTCTTTAAATTTAGAAAAAGTTACTTTGTCGCCTGCTCCAGAATCGTTTGAGAATACTAAAAAGAGGAGAAAAATTCCAATTAAACCATAAATCCAGTATGGACTGAATTTTGGTTTTTTCGTCATGTTATTGTTGTCTTTTGCCATTAAATCAAAATGTAATTTTTTTAATAATTTGCTTGAATAGAAGTTACTTTGGCATCTCCCCAAAGACCTTCAATGTCATAAAATTCTCTAATGTGTTTTTGGAAAACATGCACTACTACATTAACGTAATCCATAAGAACCCATTCTGCATTTTCTGATCCTTCTACGTGCCAAGGCTTATCTTTTAGTTCTTTGCTAACCATTTTTTGAACAGAACCCACAATGGCATTTACTTGAGTGTTAGAGGTACCATTGCATATAATAAAGTAGTCACAAACTGTGTTGTCTATTTCGCGTAAGTCTAAGATGGTGATATCATTTCCTTTTACTTCTTCAATCCCTTTTATGATGCCTGAAATCAATTGATCAGTGCTTACCTTAGTTTTTGTCATTCAATTATTTATATTTTATACAAAAGTATTACTTTTAAATGTTATTTGTAACTTCTTTGCGATAAGAATATTTAAAGTTTTCCAAACTACAATGAAAATAATCAAACTTGATGCCATTGATTCCACCAATAGGTACTTACGACAGCTTCATTCGCAAGAAAAGCTAATCGATTTTACAATTGTCACTGCTGCAGTTCAAACAGCAGGGAAGGGACAAATGGGCACCAAGTGGAACTCAGAAAAAGGCAAAAACCTTACGTTTAGTGTGTTTAAACAGATTTCTTGTTTGGAAATTGTGGAGCAATTTTACATCAGTATGGCGACTTCTTTGGCAATTTATAAAGCACTAAAGCATTTTCAAATTCCGAAATTAGCAATTAAATGGCCAAACGACATTTTGTCAGAGAATCAAAAGATATGTGGGATTTTGATAGAAAATGTCATACAAAATAGCAAAATGACAGCAGCGATTATCGGAATTGGCTTGAATGTAAATCAGACTAATTTTGATGTCAAGCTGAATGCTTCTTCACTTAAAAAAAGTACGGGAATTCATTTTGATTTGGATGAAGTGTTATTTCACATTGCAGCTGAGTTAAAAAAATATGCCACTTTGATTACAGAACATTCTTTTACAGAACTGAAAACGGAGTATGAATCGTTGTTATTCCGAAAGGA harbors:
- the ftsH gene encoding ATP-dependent zinc metalloprotease FtsH, producing MAKDNNNMTKKPKFSPYWIYGLIGIFLLFLVFSNDSGAGDKVTFSKFKELVPYNDIEKIEVVTNSKIARIYLKQGAEEKDIYKGIVNKRSSIFMMGDSPDFSIKYLDLRNLETYLNEVKTEKSLDFEIASDQQDNTISSVILSILPFVLIIGVWIFIMRRMSGGGGGGAGGQIFNIGKSKAKLFDEKTDMKTSFKDVAGLEGAKEEVQEIVDFLKNPEKYTSLGGKIPKGALLVGPPGTGKTLLAKAVAGEAKVPFFSLSGSDFVEMFVGVGASRVRDLFKQAKEKSPAIIFIDEIDAIGRARGKNNFTGSNDERENTLNQLLTEMDGFGTNTNVIVMAATNRADILDKALMRAGRFDRQIYVDLPDIRERKEIFEVHLKPLKKADNLDTDFLSKQTPGFSGADIANVCNEAALIAARKGKKAVEKQDFLDAVDRIVGGLEKKNKIITPEEKKTVAFHEAGHATVSWLVEHAAPLVKVTIVPRGQSLGAAWYLPEERMLVRTEQMLDEMCATLGGRAAEKVIFNKISTGALSDLEKVTKQARAMVAVYGLNEKIGNLTYYDSSGNDSGFNKPYSEETAKTIDEEISKIIENQYQRAIQILEQNKDKLTKLAELLLEKEVIFKDDLQVIFGKRPFEKADETDDSEE
- the rsfS gene encoding ribosome silencing factor yields the protein MTKTKVSTDQLISGIIKGIEEVKGNDITILDLREIDNTVCDYFIICNGTSNTQVNAIVGSVQKMVSKELKDKPWHVEGSENAEWVLMDYVNVVVHVFQKHIREFYDIEGLWGDAKVTSIQANY
- a CDS encoding biotin--[acetyl-CoA-carboxylase] ligase; this encodes MKIIKLDAIDSTNRYLRQLHSQEKLIDFTIVTAAVQTAGKGQMGTKWNSEKGKNLTFSVFKQISCLEIVEQFYISMATSLAIYKALKHFQIPKLAIKWPNDILSENQKICGILIENVIQNSKMTAAIIGIGLNVNQTNFDVKLNASSLKKSTGIHFDLDEVLFHIAAELKKYATLITEHSFTELKTEYESLLFRKDKPSTFQDTNGNLFMGFIKGVAEDGKLNVLLEDEIVTAFDLKEIKLMY